From the Priestia koreensis genome, one window contains:
- a CDS encoding CpsD/CapB family tyrosine-protein kinase, which yields MRSLISHMRPKSSISEQYRTIRTNIQFSSVDQAIKSILVTSSVQAEGKSTTTANLAIVFSQQGKRVLLVDGDMRKPTVHYTFQLDNRIGLTNVLTKQMNATSAIQRSAVENLDILTSGPIPPNPAELLGSHAMEELLSELYRNYDLVIFDSPPVLPVTDAQILANQCDGVIMVVQSNQSDKESTLKAKELLMGAKGKLLGVVLNRKAKGDSGYYYYYGSENQ from the coding sequence AGAAGTTTGATTTCTCATATGCGACCAAAGTCATCAATTTCAGAGCAGTACAGGACGATTCGGACAAACATTCAATTCTCAAGCGTTGATCAGGCGATTAAATCAATTCTAGTTACGTCGTCTGTTCAGGCAGAGGGAAAATCCACCACAACGGCAAACTTAGCCATCGTGTTTTCACAGCAAGGAAAGCGCGTACTGTTAGTAGACGGCGATATGCGAAAGCCAACGGTTCATTATACGTTTCAACTCGATAACCGAATCGGGTTAACAAACGTTCTTACGAAGCAAATGAACGCAACTTCTGCGATTCAACGCTCGGCTGTAGAAAACCTAGACATTTTAACAAGTGGTCCCATCCCGCCGAACCCAGCGGAGCTTCTAGGGTCACATGCGATGGAAGAGCTGCTTTCAGAGCTGTATCGCAATTATGACCTCGTGATTTTTGATTCGCCGCCCGTTCTTCCTGTAACCGACGCGCAAATTCTAGCGAATCAGTGTGACGGCGTGATTATGGTGGTGCAGAGCAATCAGTCGGATAAGGAATCAACGCTTAAGGCAAAAGAGCTTCTCATGGGAGCAAAAGGAAAGCTGCTCGGTGTCGTATTGAACCGAAAAGCAAAAGGTGATAGCGGATACTATTACTATTATGGTTCAGAAAATCAGTAA